In Deinococcus psychrotolerans, a genomic segment contains:
- a CDS encoding secondary thiamine-phosphate synthase enzyme YjbQ encodes MWHQTELTLRPYPRGFHLVTREVVSAVPEMAGLKVGLLHVFIQHTSASLTLNENASPDVRRDFERYFNQSVPDGWADFEHRLEGDDDMAAHIKASLLGPSLSLPVRAGRLALGTWQGIYLCEHRDRGGPRRLLLTLTGEK; translated from the coding sequence ATGTGGCATCAAACCGAACTGACATTGCGCCCGTATCCACGCGGCTTCCATTTGGTGACCCGCGAGGTGGTGAGCGCCGTGCCGGAAATGGCGGGCCTCAAAGTGGGCTTGCTGCACGTGTTTATCCAGCACACCAGCGCTTCGCTGACGTTGAATGAAAACGCCTCGCCGGATGTGCGGCGCGACTTCGAGCGCTATTTCAATCAAAGCGTGCCGGACGGCTGGGCCGACTTCGAGCACCGTTTGGAAGGCGACGACGACATGGCCGCCCATATCAAGGCCAGCTTGCTGGGGCCGAGCCTGAGCCTGCCGGTACGGGCTGGGCGGCTGGCGCTGGGCACCTGGCAAGGCATCTATCTGTGTGAACACCGCGACCGAGGCGGGCCGCGCAGGCTCCTGCTGACGCTGACGGGGGAGAAGTAG
- a CDS encoding SufE family protein: MNEPTPALPEKLQEIVTLFRSAPKPLRLQALLEYSKKLPALPEKYAQHPEFMQPVPECASPFFLVTENDGEGVQMYFKVPAEAPTVRGYAGILSEGLAGATREQILNIPDQFYMDMGLSELITPMRLRGMGAILMRLKNEVRSDKGQPQEEAVPAN, encoded by the coding sequence ATGAATGAGCCGACCCCCGCCTTGCCCGAAAAGTTGCAGGAGATCGTGACCCTGTTTCGCAGCGCTCCCAAGCCGCTCAGGCTACAAGCTTTGCTGGAATACAGCAAAAAGCTGCCCGCCCTGCCGGAGAAGTACGCCCAGCATCCCGAATTTATGCAGCCGGTACCGGAATGCGCCTCACCCTTTTTTCTGGTCACCGAAAATGACGGTGAAGGCGTGCAGATGTATTTCAAGGTGCCTGCCGAGGCTCCCACCGTGCGCGGCTACGCGGGCATTTTGTCGGAAGGACTGGCCGGAGCGACCCGCGAGCAGATTTTGAATATTCCCGATCAATTTTATATGGACATGGGCCTGAGCGAACTGATTACCCCGATGCGCCTGCGCGGTATGGGCGCAATTTTGATGCGCCTCAAAAACGAAGTACGCAGTGACAAGGGCCAGCCACAGGAAGAAGCCGTACCCGCCAACTGA
- a CDS encoding c-type cytochrome, translated as MSRLPRAAFWLPVLTLSALAVGLSTAHSQSTNAPPAGDPLAIKAGPPNAQRGETLTKSCQGCHGPMGHSTESDKPSLGGQIPSYTTLQLAAFRAKLRPSQIMQAIAANLSDQDIVDLAAYYAQQTPRGAWDANAALKAKGEQIYDNGIVGRNVTACVVCHGANGRGSNYLHVASITHQSPKYTLEVLNEFKSVPDYKLAYPNAMHIVTAQMTDDELSAVTAYLSSMGAGK; from the coding sequence ATGAGCCGATTGCCCCGCGCTGCTTTTTGGCTTCCTGTTCTCACGCTCTCTGCCCTCGCTGTGGGCCTGAGTACCGCCCACAGCCAAAGCACCAATGCCCCACCGGCGGGCGATCCGCTGGCCATCAAGGCTGGCCCGCCCAATGCCCAACGCGGCGAGACGCTGACCAAAAGCTGTCAGGGCTGTCACGGCCCGATGGGTCACAGTACAGAGTCGGACAAACCCTCGCTGGGTGGGCAGATTCCCAGCTATACGACGCTGCAACTGGCCGCCTTCCGGGCCAAGCTGCGCCCCAGCCAGATCATGCAGGCCATCGCCGCCAACCTGAGTGATCAGGACATCGTGGATTTGGCAGCTTACTACGCCCAGCAAACGCCGCGTGGAGCCTGGGACGCCAACGCCGCGCTGAAGGCCAAGGGCGAGCAGATTTACGACAACGGCATCGTCGGGCGCAATGTCACGGCCTGCGTGGTCTGTCACGGCGCGAATGGGCGAGGCTCTAATTACCTGCACGTCGCCAGCATCACCCACCAGTCTCCCAAATACACCCTGGAAGTGCTGAATGAATTCAAGAGCGTGCCAGATTACAAGCTGGCCTACCCCAACGCCATGCACATCGTCACCGCCCAGATGACCGACGACGAACTGAGCGCCGTGACGGCTTACCTCAGCAGCATGGGCGCAGGCAAGTAA
- a CDS encoding acyl-CoA thioesterase produces MTALPAFPDLSALKLSALDFSAAHYTHIQLRFSDTDQMGHINNAAYAVYLESSRLALTASVNLTSLKVVLARLELDYRREVKLGQQVEIQTVVTRFGSSSWAYASRLLADGEVALEARSVQVQVESDMRPVPLSPATKAALATYFAAELSLTVSSPTVSVSGRP; encoded by the coding sequence ATGACTGCCCTGCCCGCTTTCCCCGATTTATCGGCCCTCAAGCTCTCGGCGCTTGATTTTTCCGCCGCCCACTACACCCACATTCAACTGCGCTTTTCCGATACCGATCAAATGGGACACATCAACAACGCGGCCTACGCGGTGTATTTGGAAAGCTCGCGGCTGGCGCTGACCGCCTCGGTGAACCTGACCAGTCTCAAAGTGGTGCTGGCCCGCTTAGAACTCGATTACCGCCGGGAAGTCAAGCTCGGCCAGCAAGTCGAGATTCAAACCGTCGTCACCCGCTTTGGGAGCAGCAGTTGGGCCTATGCCTCGCGCCTCCTCGCGGACGGCGAAGTGGCCCTAGAGGCCCGCAGCGTGCAGGTGCAGGTGGAGTCCGACATGCGCCCAGTGCCGCTCAGCCCAGCCACCAAAGCGGCGCTGGCCACTTACTTTGCGGCTGAGTTGTCTCTCACCGTGTCGTCTCCCACAGTATCGGTGAGTGGTCGGCCATGA
- a CDS encoding DUF3208 domain-containing protein translates to MSNSNAPADAAAHSGRTAVRLLQGYLWHPGDEDNETFEDFDLENYMPHELGEAHVLWDKVTAPFAFFENGEPTASQAFYQFTVLQMYDARPSAESLNADALSASQSLGPLLDATPEGVGWQLWEDLREL, encoded by the coding sequence GTGAGCAACTCTAACGCCCCTGCCGACGCCGCCGCGCACTCTGGACGGACGGCGGTGCGGCTTTTGCAAGGCTATCTGTGGCATCCCGGAGACGAAGACAACGAGACGTTTGAAGACTTTGATCTCGAAAACTACATGCCGCATGAACTCGGTGAAGCGCACGTGCTGTGGGACAAGGTCACGGCTCCCTTCGCCTTTTTTGAAAACGGCGAACCCACCGCTTCGCAGGCGTTTTACCAGTTCACCGTGCTGCAAATGTACGACGCCCGCCCCAGCGCCGAGAGCCTCAACGCCGACGCCCTCAGCGCTTCGCAAAGCCTCGGGCCGCTCCTAGACGCTACCCCCGAAGGTGTGGGCTGGCAGCTCTGGGAAGATTTGCGCGAACTATGA
- a CDS encoding MFS transporter has translation MSLTLPTASQPTVSKAQALSARWATSAVFFANGMVMATWVVRVPSVQGALQLSPATVGIALLGMSVGSLLAMPQTGHLAARYGTRRVTVTAGVLMMLALILPFLAPNLWLLFAALSLLGAGNGVMDVAMNAQGVAVERWLAKPVMSSFHAAYSLGNLAGAGLGSLLLGWHLGSVSHALLITLSMSAVVLLAGAKLLPKRADEPDREPEPDAPPEYAPSQAAPANSSSVNPSNPNTLIWMLGLLCFLGMMGEGSLGDWSGLYSKQVLSLSGAALGAAYTAFTLAMTVGRVFGDGWRSRYGDQRVVMTGALLSGAGLCAGLLTLNPSLMVLGSLVFGLGVANVVPVLYGTVGKVLAGHGIARVATIGYAGFLTGPPLIGFVSQLSSLRWGMTLIALSLLLVGLLTPRVYRRLSER, from the coding sequence GTGAGCCTCACCCTGCCGACCGCCTCTCAACCCACCGTATCCAAAGCCCAGGCGCTCAGCGCCCGCTGGGCCACCAGCGCCGTTTTCTTTGCCAACGGAATGGTGATGGCCACTTGGGTGGTGCGGGTGCCGAGCGTGCAAGGAGCGCTGCAACTTTCGCCCGCCACCGTCGGGATCGCCCTGCTGGGCATGTCGGTGGGCAGCTTGTTGGCCATGCCGCAAACGGGCCACCTTGCCGCCCGCTACGGTACCCGCCGCGTCACCGTCACGGCGGGCGTGTTGATGATGCTTGCCCTGATCTTGCCTTTCCTCGCACCGAATCTGTGGCTGCTGTTCGCGGCCCTAAGTCTGCTCGGCGCGGGCAACGGCGTGATGGACGTGGCCATGAACGCACAGGGTGTGGCCGTCGAGCGCTGGCTGGCAAAGCCGGTGATGTCCAGCTTCCACGCCGCCTACAGCTTGGGCAACCTCGCCGGTGCGGGACTGGGCAGCCTGCTGCTCGGCTGGCATCTGGGCAGTGTCAGCCACGCCCTGCTGATTACCCTGAGCATGAGCGCGGTGGTGCTGCTGGCCGGAGCAAAGCTGCTCCCCAAACGCGCCGATGAACCAGACCGTGAACCGGAGCCGGACGCGCCGCCTGAGTACGCTCCTTCCCAAGCTGCACCGGCCAACTCTTCCAGCGTGAATCCCTCCAACCCCAACACCCTGATCTGGATGCTGGGCCTGCTGTGCTTCTTGGGGATGATGGGCGAGGGGTCGCTGGGCGATTGGAGCGGGCTGTATTCCAAGCAGGTGCTAAGCCTCTCGGGCGCGGCGCTGGGCGCGGCTTACACCGCCTTCACGCTGGCCATGACGGTGGGGCGCGTTTTCGGGGACGGCTGGCGCAGCCGTTACGGCGATCAGCGGGTGGTGATGACGGGAGCGCTGCTGAGCGGCGCGGGCCTGTGCGCGGGCCTGCTGACACTCAACCCCTCCCTGATGGTGCTGGGCAGCTTGGTATTTGGTCTGGGGGTCGCCAACGTGGTGCCAGTCCTCTACGGCACGGTGGGCAAGGTGCTGGCCGGGCACGGCATCGCGCGGGTCGCCACCATCGGCTATGCGGGATTCTTGACTGGCCCGCCGCTGATCGGCTTCGTTTCGCAGCTCAGCAGCCTACGCTGGGGCATGACCCTGATTGCCCTGAGCCTGCTCTTGGTCGGCTTGCTGACCCCAAGGGTGTACCGGCGGCTGTCGGAGCGCTGA
- a CDS encoding sulfurtransferase: MEYVKDVLVSTDWVAEHHKDAGVRLIEVNEDILLFETGHIEGAVKVDWQGDFWEPVMREFISAEQLSALLGRLGLKDGDTLILYGDKSNWWASYAYWFLSYNGVKNLKLMNGGRQKWVAENRELVTTPTEVVPSPYPALKRDESLRAYREEVRAHIEKVQAGQGALVDVRSPDEFSGKVTHMPAYPQEGVLRGGHIPGARSIPWAKATNEDGTFKSADELSALYGGEGVTPDKDVIAYCRIAERSSHSWFVLRELLGYPKVRNYDGSWTEWGNAVGMPIEKTYQDV, from the coding sequence ATGGAATATGTAAAAGATGTACTGGTCAGCACCGATTGGGTGGCCGAACACCACAAAGACGCGGGCGTGCGATTGATCGAAGTCAACGAAGACATCTTGCTGTTTGAAACCGGCCACATCGAGGGAGCGGTCAAGGTGGATTGGCAAGGCGACTTCTGGGAACCGGTGATGCGCGAGTTTATCTCTGCCGAGCAGCTTTCCGCGCTTCTGGGCCGTCTGGGTCTCAAAGACGGCGACACCCTGATTCTCTACGGCGACAAAAGCAATTGGTGGGCTTCGTATGCTTACTGGTTTCTGAGCTACAACGGCGTCAAGAATCTCAAGCTGATGAACGGGGGCCGTCAGAAGTGGGTGGCCGAGAACCGCGAACTCGTCACCACGCCCACCGAAGTCGTGCCCAGCCCTTATCCGGCACTCAAGCGCGACGAGTCTTTGCGAGCCTACCGTGAAGAAGTCAGAGCGCACATTGAAAAAGTGCAGGCGGGACAAGGCGCACTCGTGGATGTCCGCAGCCCCGACGAGTTTTCCGGCAAAGTCACCCACATGCCCGCTTATCCGCAAGAAGGCGTGCTGCGCGGCGGCCACATCCCCGGTGCCCGCAGTATTCCCTGGGCCAAAGCCACCAACGAAGACGGCACCTTCAAGAGCGCCGACGAGCTGAGCGCCCTCTACGGCGGTGAAGGCGTCACGCCCGACAAAGACGTGATCGCCTATTGCCGCATCGCTGAGCGCAGCAGCCACTCGTGGTTTGTGCTGCGCGAGTTGCTCGGCTACCCCAAGGTTCGCAACTACGACGGCTCGTGGACCGAGTGGGGCAACGCGGTGGGCATGCCGATCGAGAAGACCTACCAAGACGTCTGA
- a CDS encoding MarR family winged helix-turn-helix transcriptional regulator — protein MSSTPKLLSRIQTDWQRVRPGLDAAPMLTYLLVSRLQAALAKQVERTHRHSGLNAATWDLLMTLRRSAPDEGLTPAELAQLTALTGASITNRIDNLRARGLAERRTNPLDRRSAFVRLTPAGRALADELLPIHLANETAIFEVLDDQDRADLQRLAFKLLEPLERGEEG, from the coding sequence ATGTCTTCTACGCCCAAGCTGCTCAGCCGCATTCAAACCGATTGGCAGCGGGTACGCCCCGGCCTAGACGCCGCCCCGATGCTGACGTACTTGCTGGTGAGCCGCCTTCAGGCCGCGCTCGCCAAGCAAGTCGAGCGCACCCACCGGCATTCGGGCCTCAACGCCGCCACCTGGGACCTGCTGATGACCCTGCGCCGCAGCGCCCCCGATGAGGGCCTGACGCCCGCCGAACTCGCCCAGCTCACCGCCCTGACCGGGGCCAGCATCACCAACCGGATCGACAACCTCAGGGCGCGGGGCCTGGCCGAGCGCCGCACCAATCCTTTAGACCGCCGCAGCGCGTTCGTGCGTCTGACTCCAGCGGGGCGGGCGCTGGCCGACGAACTGCTGCCGATTCACCTCGCCAACGAAACGGCCATCTTCGAGGTGCTGGACGACCAAGACCGCGCCGACTTGCAGCGGCTGGCCTTCAAGCTGCTGGAGCCGCTGGAGCGCGGAGAAGAAGGGTAA
- the mqnP gene encoding menaquinone biosynthesis prenyltransferase MqnP yields MSAPSSARPTLKTYLSLVKFEHTVFALPFAYAGMLLAAQELRGNGWPGLSTLIWVTLAMAGARTAAMGANRVIDRAIDAGNPRTAGREVPSGKVSPAQAWGLVIISLVVMTFSAAQLNPLCLALLPLAAAFLIGYPYIKRFSWLCHVWLGVTDGAAAAGGWIAVTGHFGAGAWILWAIVIFWMVGLDVIYATMDYDFDRANNVKSIPARFGIPAALKIAAVSHALTFALLIALGVVLGTSFWYFLAAGAMGAILLYEHRLVNPNDLTKANVAFFDANMWLALTMLAGVVIDVAWRTLR; encoded by the coding sequence GTGAGCGCCCCCAGTTCTGCCCGCCCCACACTCAAAACGTACTTGTCGCTGGTCAAGTTCGAGCACACCGTCTTCGCGCTGCCGTTCGCCTACGCCGGAATGCTGCTGGCGGCTCAGGAACTGCGCGGAAACGGCTGGCCGGGCCTCAGCACCCTGATCTGGGTCACGCTAGCGATGGCCGGAGCCAGAACCGCCGCGATGGGCGCAAACCGGGTGATCGACCGGGCCATCGACGCTGGGAACCCGCGCACAGCGGGCCGCGAGGTGCCCAGCGGCAAAGTGTCTCCGGCACAGGCGTGGGGGCTGGTGATCATCAGCTTGGTGGTGATGACGTTCTCGGCGGCCCAGCTCAATCCGCTGTGCTTGGCGCTGCTCCCACTCGCCGCCGCCTTTCTGATCGGCTATCCGTACATCAAGAGGTTTTCGTGGCTGTGCCATGTCTGGCTGGGCGTCACCGACGGCGCGGCGGCGGCGGGCGGCTGGATCGCCGTGACCGGCCACTTTGGCGCGGGCGCGTGGATCTTGTGGGCCATCGTCATCTTCTGGATGGTGGGCCTGGACGTGATCTACGCGACGATGGATTACGACTTTGACCGCGCCAACAATGTCAAGAGCATCCCCGCCCGCTTCGGAATTCCAGCGGCCCTCAAGATCGCCGCAGTCAGCCACGCGCTGACGTTCGCGTTGCTGATCGCTCTGGGCGTGGTGCTGGGCACCAGCTTTTGGTACTTTCTGGCGGCGGGCGCAATGGGCGCGATTTTGCTGTATGAACACCGCTTGGTCAATCCCAACGACCTGACCAAAGCCAACGTCGCCTTTTTTGACGCCAACATGTGGCTGGCCCTGACCATGCTGGCGGGTGTGGTGATTGACGTGGCGTGGCGGACACTGCGCTGA